A region from the Terriglobia bacterium genome encodes:
- a CDS encoding SRPBCC family protein, translating into MMRKILFTLIALILLGTVVFVIDLYFTNGNMQMLASSNPDVRMALEQIGVTAPRWDTLILSAEKEAAIPAPVLWATWSRLEEWPVWSHPLHVSARWVGDAEWKPGSKFEQKLSLGFPVGEVISREEVGSVNKGRRVVWSKNEGGIKSCHIWSFERQPDGTTRVTNTEVFQGRKMGWIRPLVARRWQRMFAASVEGLVQTAQNRTR; encoded by the coding sequence ATGATGCGAAAGATTCTATTCACTTTAATCGCGCTCATACTTTTGGGAACAGTGGTCTTTGTCATCGATCTCTACTTTACCAATGGCAACATGCAGATGTTGGCCAGTAGCAATCCGGATGTCCGGATGGCCCTCGAGCAGATCGGAGTCACCGCTCCCCGCTGGGACACCTTGATTCTATCGGCCGAAAAGGAGGCGGCGATTCCAGCCCCAGTCCTGTGGGCGACTTGGAGCCGACTGGAGGAGTGGCCGGTATGGTCGCATCCGCTGCATGTCTCCGCGCGCTGGGTCGGTGACGCCGAATGGAAGCCCGGCTCGAAATTCGAGCAGAAGCTCAGTTTGGGGTTTCCCGTGGGGGAGGTGATTTCCCGGGAAGAAGTTGGATCGGTCAATAAGGGCCGGAGGGTTGTGTGGTCAAAGAACGAGGGTGGTATTAAATCCTGCCATATTTGGTCATTCGAGAGACAGCCCGATGGAACGACACGGGTCACCAACACCGAAGTGTTCCAGGGCAGGAAGATGGGTTGGATCCGCCCGCTGGTGGCGAGGCGGTGGCAGCGTATGTTTGCGGCAAGTGTGGAAGGTTTGGTTCAAACAGCCCAAAATCGAACTCGATAG
- a CDS encoding cupin domain-containing protein yields the protein MQSAPVSLMTLVSYQPGSIVSRQIVKKDKGNVTLFAFDEGQALSEHTAPFDALVYVLEGESEVTISGKPHVLKSGEIILMPAGQPHAVRALKQFKMVLTMIRS from the coding sequence ATGCAATCAGCGCCGGTCAGCTTGATGACCCTGGTGAGTTATCAGCCGGGCTCCATCGTGAGCCGGCAAATCGTCAAAAAAGATAAAGGGAATGTCACTCTGTTCGCCTTTGATGAAGGTCAAGCCTTGAGCGAGCACACGGCGCCCTTTGACGCCCTGGTGTACGTGCTCGAAGGGGAATCAGAAGTCACAATATCCGGAAAGCCTCACGTCTTGAAGTCCGGGGAAATTATTCTTATGCCGGCCGGTCAGCCCCATGCCGTGAGGGCTTTAAAACAATTCAAGATGGTGCTGACGATGATCCGTTCATAG
- a CDS encoding FMN-binding glutamate synthase family protein translates to MSLSKINASAATLTKNRTEGSIVPASGMCVTCVDGCIGMCEIGKSAYRGHEVSYPQPFGVITTAGEKSYPVDYSHFNIMGTAAGAHGIEADSDKAIFPKVNLDVAIGHDQGIKFHLPWIIPGIGSTNIAKNNWEGLAIGSALAGTGLTIGENVAGMDPEAQFKDGKVVDTVDLKRRVRLYKDYQRKGYGAIIVQSNIEDTRLGVHEYAIEQLGVECVEMKWGQGAKDIGGEVKINNLKKAQVLFDRGYIVLPDPTDPLVIKAFERGAFKEFERHSRVGMVTEESFARRVEELRRAGAKYVFLKTGAYRPVDLARAIVYASKYKIDLLTVDGAGGGTGMSPWRMMNEWGVPPVELHSLLYQYAKRLAGEGRYVPALAVAGGFTFEDQIFKGLALGAPFVKLVGMARAPIAAAMVGKTIGRAIEENQLPVYVERFGDTRDEIFVTATALRQELGDEVFETLPTGALGLYTYYERLAQGLRQLMAGSRKFSTEYLTRDDLAALTPEAATISGIRYVMDVDKEQVEELFKG, encoded by the coding sequence ATGTCACTTTCAAAAATCAACGCCTCAGCGGCAACCTTGACCAAGAACCGGACCGAGGGCTCCATTGTTCCCGCCTCCGGAATGTGCGTGACCTGCGTGGACGGCTGCATTGGAATGTGCGAGATTGGCAAGTCGGCCTATCGCGGCCACGAGGTGAGTTATCCACAGCCGTTTGGGGTGATCACCACGGCGGGCGAGAAATCTTACCCGGTGGACTATTCCCACTTCAACATCATGGGCACCGCCGCCGGCGCACACGGCATCGAGGCCGATAGCGACAAGGCGATCTTTCCCAAGGTGAACCTGGACGTGGCCATCGGCCACGATCAGGGAATAAAATTCCATCTACCCTGGATCATCCCCGGGATCGGCTCAACCAACATCGCCAAGAATAACTGGGAGGGGCTTGCCATCGGCTCGGCGCTGGCCGGGACCGGGCTGACGATTGGTGAAAACGTGGCGGGGATGGACCCGGAAGCACAGTTTAAGGATGGGAAGGTCGTCGACACGGTCGACCTGAAGCGCCGTGTGAGACTCTACAAAGATTACCAGCGCAAGGGGTACGGCGCCATCATCGTCCAATCCAACATTGAAGACACCCGCCTGGGGGTGCATGAATACGCCATCGAACAGCTGGGCGTGGAATGCGTCGAGATGAAGTGGGGACAGGGGGCGAAGGACATCGGGGGCGAGGTCAAAATCAATAATCTGAAGAAGGCCCAGGTGCTTTTCGACCGCGGGTACATTGTCCTGCCCGACCCCACCGACCCCCTCGTTATCAAGGCTTTTGAACGCGGTGCCTTCAAGGAATTCGAGCGCCACTCCCGTGTGGGCATGGTCACCGAAGAGTCTTTTGCTCGGAGAGTTGAAGAGCTTCGCCGGGCGGGTGCCAAGTATGTTTTCCTGAAGACCGGAGCTTACCGTCCTGTCGACCTGGCTCGCGCCATCGTGTATGCCTCCAAGTACAAGATTGACCTCCTCACCGTCGATGGCGCCGGCGGCGGCACAGGGATGAGCCCCTGGCGAATGATGAACGAATGGGGCGTACCTCCCGTAGAGTTGCATTCCCTGCTGTACCAGTACGCCAAACGGCTGGCCGGGGAGGGGCGATATGTTCCCGCGCTTGCCGTTGCCGGAGGATTCACGTTCGAAGATCAGATCTTCAAGGGACTCGCGCTGGGCGCACCCTTTGTCAAGCTTGTGGGGATGGCTCGGGCCCCCATCGCGGCCGCCATGGTCGGAAAGACCATCGGACGGGCCATCGAAGAGAATCAGTTGCCCGTCTACGTGGAGCGCTTTGGCGACACGCGGGATGAAATCTTTGTCACCGCCACAGCCCTCAGGCAGGAGCTGGGGGATGAAGTGTTCGAAACTCTGCCCACCGGCGCTCTCGGGCTGTATACCTACTACGAGCGGTTGGCCCAGGGGTTGCGGCAACTGATGGCGGGAAGCCGGAAGTTTTCCACGGAATATCTAACGCGCGATGATCTTGCCGCCCTGACCCCGGAAGCCGCTACCATCAGCGGGATCCGTTATGTGATGGACGTGGACAAGGAGCAGGTCGAGGAACTTTTCAAAGGCTAG
- a CDS encoding PhzF family phenazine biosynthesis protein — protein MGIRIVQVDAFTDKPFAGNPAAVCVLSQRRDDRWLQDVAREMNLSETSFLWKREDGYDLRWFTPAAEVDLCGHATVAGAHVLWEDGHLPQGVQARFHTRSGLLTADRVGEWIELDFPAKAEEPAETPPGLQEALGVVPKYVGRNQFDYLVELGSEAAVRGLKPNFTQLGTLPVRGVIVTTRSESHQFDFVSRFFAPAVGINEDPVTGSAHCCLGPFWSNRLKKKEMLAYQASARGGVIRVRVDGDRVHLGGQAVTVLRGELAVS, from the coding sequence ATGGGGATTAGAATTGTTCAAGTGGACGCATTTACCGACAAACCATTTGCTGGAAACCCTGCGGCCGTATGTGTGCTTTCCCAACGGCGGGACGACCGCTGGTTGCAGGATGTGGCCCGGGAGATGAACCTCTCCGAAACCTCATTCTTATGGAAGAGGGAAGACGGGTATGATCTGCGATGGTTTACTCCGGCGGCCGAAGTGGATCTGTGCGGTCATGCCACTGTGGCGGGCGCTCATGTGTTGTGGGAGGATGGACATCTGCCCCAAGGAGTCCAAGCGCGCTTTCATACGCGGAGCGGATTGTTGACGGCTGATCGCGTTGGGGAGTGGATTGAGCTTGATTTTCCTGCAAAAGCGGAAGAGCCGGCAGAGACGCCCCCTGGGCTCCAGGAAGCCCTGGGTGTCGTCCCGAAGTACGTGGGGAGAAACCAGTTTGACTACCTCGTGGAACTGGGTTCAGAGGCGGCGGTCCGGGGCCTGAAGCCGAATTTTACACAACTCGGAACCCTTCCTGTCCGGGGAGTCATTGTGACGACTCGATCCGAATCACATCAGTTCGATTTTGTGTCCCGGTTTTTTGCTCCGGCCGTCGGCATCAATGAAGACCCGGTCACCGGTTCAGCCCACTGCTGTCTCGGACCCTTCTGGTCGAATCGACTAAAGAAGAAAGAAATGCTGGCCTATCAAGCCTCCGCCCGCGGCGGGGTGATTCGAGTCCGCGTCGATGGAGACCGGGTTCATCTGGGCGGTCAGGCGGTGACGGTTTTGCGCGGAGAGCTGGCTGTATCCTAG